The DNA region TTTGTGAGTTCATTTGTGAGATATGCCCGAAGTAATTAGTTGATTATAATCATTAAAGATACCAAAGTTTGTGGGTGCTATAAAGCTAGACTGATTCAATGGCACTTTGACTCATTTGCATGCTGAGATGTACTTTCTTGAGTGTGAGGGTTTGGGAGTTACAGTAGAGGGTATCATGGACGTATATTATCATTCATTTGGCAAtaggaaaaaaagtcaagaatTGCTGAGAGAGGGCACAGAAGTACAAAGATAGGAATAGAGAAAATGACAGTTCTGAGAAAACAAGGCATCTGTTTCAGATGAGCACTGGTCACTTCCTTTTAGTGTGTGTCTGAAGTCTTctgtcatcttcttttttttttggctgtacgcggcctctcactgttgtggcctctcccgttgcggagcacaggctccggacgcacaggctcagcggtcatggctcgtggacccagccgctccgtggcatgtgggatcttcctggaccggggcacgaacccgtgtcccgctgcatcggcaggcggactctcaaccactacgccaccagggaagccctgttatccTCTATTTAAGAAGCAAATGGTATCTGATAAAAAGAGAGTATAATGAATTAAACCTTGTCAAGAATGTTTAAAGATGTGTGGAatccaattatttttattgaggatATAGACCCTTTAATAATTCTTctttataattcaaaaaatatggTAGAAATTACAAAGCTTAAGTGGGGAATGAAAATGGTGTTTGGGTTTGACATAATAGGATATCACTCACTCGGAGTAGCTAAATCAAGACTCATGAAACAAGACCTTTTTCTTCAGTGTAAAATACATGTTAGCAGTAATGTTCGAATGTTTGTGGTGCCCTAGGCTTTGAAATTTAGAGATGAACCATTATGGATGAGTTTCTACAGTTACATTATAACTAGAGGCAATCATAAATTCACATGtgtgagaagaagaaataataagtgtaaaaaaaacatttagaatatttttaatccaGCTATAAATAAGAAATGAGTCATCTGTATGCTATGCAAATTTTCAAGTGGgtaaatttagaaattatttttttctctttacaaaaCTTTATACTTTGGGGGGAAATGTAGTTATGTCTGAGAAGTTCAGAAATGTCCCTTTCAAAGCTGTGCAATGATGAAAAGCATTGAACTTTCTGCAGTAATGGGAATGTCCTGtagctgcactgtccaatacaatagccactagccacatgtggctattgagcatttgaaatgtagctagtgCAATTAAGGAGctgaatttttaaacttatttaattttagttaaatttAAATACCCACTTGTACCTAATGTCTACCATATTGTTAAGGCTTTAAAATGACTTAAAGTCAAATTGTGTGTATTAGTAGATATGCTTTGCCAGATGGTGAATTCATTAACTGAATATCGTTTCATACTCAAGATTCTTTggctcttaaattttttttactgtgttctAGGTAGAGCCATTACCATTCCTGACTTAGCTTTAAGACAGCatctcttttactttaaaaagttctTCTGAATCATAAACGTAAGCCTCAaagtgctacttttttttttttttttttttttgtggtacgcgggcttctcaatgctgtggcctctcccgttgcggagcacaggctccggacgcacaggcccagcggccatggctcacgggcccagccgctccgcggcatgtgggatcttcccggaccggggcacaaacccgtgtcccctgcatcggcaggcggactctcaaccactgcgccaccagggaagccctcaaagtgCTACTTTTAGGAGAGAGAAATATTATGGATGATGTTTACAGAGAGGATAAgctcattaaacatttttttacattcttgAATTAAATATAAAGCTGAAATGTTTGGGAGTGGAATGTACTGATGTCTACAACTTGctttgaaatgcattaaaaattgATTGATGGATGGAGAGATGGTAAATATATGGTAAAGCAGTTAGAgcaaaatataaatgatatacGGGTATCCACTGTagaattctttcaacttttctgaatgtttcattttaaaatgaataagctTCATGATAAAATGTTGGAGGAAAGTTAAATGGAAAcatattaagtattttaaagtgCATTTCTTTTCTTGGATCTATCACTTCTCTGTTAAATAGAGCCAAGGAGCAATAACTGAACGTTTCCGAAGTTTCAGTATGCATGATCTAACAGCTATCCAAGGTGATGAGCCTGTGGGACAGAGACCATACCAACCTCTcccagaaacaaaaaagaaaagtaaatcagCCTCCGGTGAATCACCAGGTgtgcttgttttgttttaatgtattgTTCTTTCATAATTGGGATCTTGAGTCAAGATGGGTACTAAAATAATACTTGGTCGCTACCTGAATTTGggtaaacaacatttatttttaagcttaTATTCTTGAGCTTCACACTTAACTGTATGTAGGTCTCCTCCTCTAAATTTTCTCTAAATAAGGTTAGTGCTTGCTTTTTGTTGACTCTGGAGATAATCCAGGTAAGAAAAGTAGCAGTAGCGGCTTGTGCTGCCATGAATTTTTAGAAGCAGTGGATGTGGTTACCCTCTACCACCAGTGCTAGTTCTGACCTGTGATCTCTAACTTGCTACTCAAACTATGTAGTGGCATCTGAGTTTTATAATTAAACCCTCCTTAATATAAGTGCTGTGAACAAAGAAGGATATTGACTTATAAGATAAAAAGCTTTAAGCAGGTGACAAAAGATGACAGGTTTGAAAATAGGATTACTCCAATGGAAAAATGTGTTGAAATCATGACCTGTAGACTAAGAACTAACTTGTTCTAATGTAAATTATAAGCATGTCATAGTTGATACGTTCtaaaattttagtaaatttttGTGATCTTagaaacatacacataaacaaaaagacatagtcccttagtcattttttttttgcatataagAAAGTTGTAGTTCAAGGCCCAACTGAGAACTAAGATCTTcaggatatttcttttttttttttttgcggtatgcgggcctctcactgttgtggcctcccccgttgcggagcacaggctccggacgcgcaggctccggacgcgcaggctcagcggccatggctcacgggcccagccactccgcggcatatgggatcctcccagaccggggcacgaacccgtatcccctgcatcggcaggcggactctcaaccacttgcgccaccagggaggccccaggataTTTCTTATTAAAGTATTAGGAGGTCCATAAGGTACAGGActacttgatcttttttttttttttttaagtagaagttTTCTTCTGAGGGAGACTGAAAATCATCCTTTATAATTAAAACCAATTTGAAAAGAGCAGTCCCgcagtgagagagtagcattgacatatatacactaccaaatgtaaaatagatagctagtgggaagcagctgcatagcacagggagatcagcttggtgctttgtgaccacctgggagggcaggagggagacgcaagagggaggggatatggggatatgtatatacgtatagctgattcactttgttacacagcagcaactaacacaccgttgtaaagcaattatactccaataaaaatgttaaaaaaaaaaaaaagagggacttccctggtggcacagtggttgagaatctgcctgccaatgcaggggacacgtgttcgatccctggtccgggaagatcccacatgccacagagcaactaagcccatgtgccacaactacagggcctgcgctctagagcctgtgagccacaactactgagcccgtgtgccacaactactgaagcccgtgctcctagagcccgtgcttcgcaacaagagcagccactgcaatgagaagcccgcgcaccacaatgaagagtagcccccgctcaccacaactagggaaagcctgcatgcatcaatgaagacccaacgcagccaaaaataaatgaattaattaatttaagaaaagaaagaaagaaaagaacagtcCCTTCTTATAAAGGAAAAATAGTGAACTTTCTTCTAAGTTCTCCCCAGAATGAATAACTTTAAAAAGCTGGTGGCTATTATCTAAGAGGTAGTAATAAGTATTGGCCATTGATTAAAGTACTAATGCCTTTAAGAGTGAGGAAACTTTGAACCTTGAACCATCATCCTTAATACTTTAGTAATGTAAAAGTAGTCCCTAATAGGCATTTTcttaataagcattttaaaaattaggtataCTGATTTTGTTTATGGGGACTGCTATATATTTTGCTGATTTGGACCAGTAATCTGAGCCCTTTATCAGCAGTTTATTCATAATTATACCTTAGAATTGGTTAAGAATTGTATtccaattatttaaataaaaccaggattataaatttgaaaatccaTGACACTATTTTTATGGTATCCATCTATTAACTTTAAAATGGTGTGACTAAAATATTTTAGGATAGTGAGGTGTTAATTAGTTCTGTTAAATTTTAAACCATGAAATTAAAAGATCAAGAAAGTTGGGAAACAAACACTCTCatacactatttatttatttatttatttatttattttgcggtacgcgggcctctcactgttgcggcctctcctgttgcggagcacaggctccggacgcgcaggctcagcggccgtggctcacgggcctagctgctccgcggcatgtgggatcttcccggaccggggcacgaacccgtgtcccctgcatcggcaggcggactctcaaccactgcgccaccagggaagccctcatacaCTTTTTATGAGAGTTTAAAGTAGAATAATCATTTTGGATGACAGTCTGgcaagaattatcaaaatgtattatttttaactcAGCAAGAAACTTCTAAGAACATGTcgtaaggaaataatcagacaaGTGTTCAAAGATATAGGTACAAAGATGTATGAATGTTCATCTTGTTGTTGTTTATAGTAACAAAATATTGGAACAAACCAAATTCCTAAGAGAAATGGTTAAGCAAAAAGGTAGctattagccatgaaaaataataatgtcaGTTTCTACTTACTGACATGAAAACATATCCAGATTGGGGGCAGGGGGAACAGTAACAGTGAAACAATGTGTGTGTTATGATCCTATACCATAGAGGCACAATAGATAGATGATGAAATGGATTAATATACGTCAAGTTATTTTTTAGATATATGTACACAGAGGAGAGTCTGGAAGAGATTCTAAATGCTGCTAACTAAAATGTTAACAGCATTTACCTCTGAGTTGTGGggttttagtgatttttttttaatcaacctGTTAcccttaaaatcagaaataaaacaaacctacttcttgttttgaaaacaattaaggtattcatttttttatatcatgaatttttttctattttatttacttccaaACTTCGTCAAGAAAAGCAAGTTGGTACGTTTTTTAGTGTGGGAAGTATATTTATATTGCAAAGTCTGTTTACTAATAGTTCATGTAATCAGTACAGTTAGCTCAGAACACAAGCaaattcaaatatttggaaaagtgGTTCCCTTTTGAAAACTACTAATGGCTTGCTCTGAGTGGTTTGAGGTTAGCTGATTGAGAGAAGTCTTGCTTTGATGAAGTTACTCAAGTCCGCATGTTGTCACTATGGGAAAAAGAGCTTCCTCCAAATGCTTTTTTGTATGAAAATAGACACCTTGAACATGACGTTCACTTCCTTAGAAAGAACACCACATTCTGATaagtggaaatattttttctgcaaaGAACCTGCTGCTCCCATATTAGTTAAAAGTGGTTCAATATTCAGTTTCAATATACCAGCACATAAAGAGAtttctgttttgtcttgtttttgatgctttacatatttatttaatccttaagaTGACTATGcaggttaaatatttttatccttattttgtagatgaataaactgagactTAAGGAGATTAAATTACTTGTCAAAGACCACCTACTCAGTGACAGAAATGAAGTATCCAAGGTTCCTAACCtaattcttactctttttttactttataaagaGACTGCACTTAGTGAGACACTTGGGCTAGAACAATGAATTCAAACAATTTGGCAAGGGTGACCTTAGAGATGCTTTAGTCAAAGATGGCAAATAAGTGACATGCCTCCTCTCTGCTCCTGTGCCCATGGCAGCCATTGCTAATGGATTGTGGCACTTCCCACACTGGCTCAGAATCCCTCTCAACACAGTGCCCCAGACAGCTCAACTGGCTCAGAGTTGGCGTTCACATAGAAACGTATTCATCTCCCATCTGCCTCAACACCTTaccagataggaaaactgagacccagagaggcaaGACTCACTCAAGGTCTTAACAGCTGTTAAGTGACCAAGTACTCATTTCTCCTCACATGGATCCAGGGCCCCTTCCACCATGATAACTAAGGCCCCTTCCAAGTCAACTTTCCATGATTCTGCACTTACATTAATACATTAATACATGGAaactgcttagaacagtgcctggtccatGCTAAGTACTGGATCAgtattggctattattattataaaggggggagggggggactTAAAATATACCAATTCTAAGACGTACGAGCTATGAATAAAACCAGGTCAGTTTGCAAAAGCATCTGCTACTTTTCCTAAAATGGTAACAGAGCTCTGGGCCAAAGGTGGTCAAACAGCTGCAGCCTTAGGCCTCAGGGCCCCCGGCAACACAGACTCCTCATTCTTAGGTCCTCAGTCACTCCTCCTCAGGAATGTGCATGGACAGCCCCATTCTGAGGATTTTGCCCAGTCTAGACTGATGGCGGAAAGCAGCCGACCTTGGCATCACCTTTGTCGGCGCTAGCAGCACCCCACCAGCTTCCCCTTGCctgggcttggaagacctgcaaACCATTCAGCCAACTTGCCAGGCTCCTGTTCAGATAGGGAATCCAGATTCAGGCTTTTCTCGTTAATCTCGGGTCTCCCCTTCCTCTGAAGTCTTTAAAATCCTCCGACAACTTTGATTAATACTATTTCCACCACTCACAGCAGAATTTTCATACGTACTCATTTTCAGGTTTTTAAgtggaatagaaaatgaatattttattgaaCATATTTGACTTGACTCCtctctttttgatgcagtttagTTTAATAACTTGCTAAATTAAGCTTGTCGACTTCATCTCCTAACAGATCCCAAATTTGGCTACTGTCTCCTCAGTCCCTGGACTCTTTATCATTTCTGGCCTGTTGTACTGCAGTAACCTCCCTGCTTCCAGTCTCATCCACTTCTGATTCATTCTCCAAAGTACAAGAAGACTCTTTTAGAGAAACAAAATCTAATCATGTCACCCTCTGATTAAAATGCTTCAATGCCCCCTCCCCCTTGTTCTCGGAAGCCCAAGCTCAATAGCGTGTGGTATATTAGCTCCCCAGACTTGGCATCCCACTCCTTCATGTGCTCGGTGTATAGAATCATGAGTCTTTCAGGATTCGGCTTGGCCACTACCTCCTACAAGAAGTCCTCTCTTACCTCCCACTTCCCCTACTGTGTACTCCTGTAACACCTTGTCCTTGTCTTCTATTTACAGCATTTATTACAGTATTGTCATGCGCACTAGACTCTGTCTCCTCTACTGGACTATGACTATATATTTCTTAGGATAGAAGAAGAcagttgtgtgtttttcaacATAGTATCCCCCATAATTTAGTACACTGCCTCACacatagtaatattttaaaaatatcaatacttGTGGAATAACAAATCAATCCATCACTTTTCCTGAAACAATATTTAGAAACCTAagattttttttagttgaaattaggaaacaaagaataagatgtatatataattatcatCTTGAATGCAATTCCAATTCCTAATCACATAAAGTGAGAGGCAGTTGAAATAGCAAGGGCCGTGTTTATTGAAGTGTAGCCTTATGCTTTATGTGTGGCCTTAGAGAACTTTTTGATCACAGTTGCTTCCTTTCGGATTCTTTCCTTGATTCCTTATTCTATGTTTTACCTTAGTTTTATTATATTGGGATTAGGGGTATTACATAAGCAACAGCAatagggaaaaatctacaaatggcaatctaaaaatattttttctggtttATATTCCCCATTTATAGAagtaatacaattttttaaataaaaatgtggcaacttttttttttttttttttttgtggtacgcgggcctctcactgttgtggcctctcccgttgcggagcacaggctccggacgcgcaggctcagcggccatggctcacgggcccagccgctccgcggcatatgggatcctcccggaccggggcacgaacccgtatcccctgcatcggcaggcggactctcaaccactgcgccaccagggaggcccgcaactttttttaaaaaaggaaaaattaagaaattttaaatcacTTAAAAGCCCACTTCCAACAGATACAAtggtttcatttttatgtttttcaacgCTTTGTttctatacatacatttttttccacttaatattgCACCAAGAGGGTTTTTCCAGGACTACTGACCCCATTCCCTCCCCTGGCCACACTGACCTCCTCACAGCTCTTCCACACAGTTATGCTTCCCattgccccagggcctttgcacatgctgtcatGTCTACCTAGAACAAACTTCCTCCGACTGCTGCAGGAAAGCAAAGGATCTTGACCTATGTAATGACGGATTCTACTTCCAAATCCTTCCTGATTTCTAGTCTGGCAGCATAAAATTGTACTTccttaatatataattaaagatGTTTATCTTATTATGAGACCAGgaagcttttttttaattaatttttattggagtatggttgctttacaatgttatgttagcctccactgcacaacaaaatcaaaatgaatcagctatacacatatagatatcccctcccttttggacttccctcccatttaggttaccacagtgcattaggtagagttccctgtgctatacagtatgttcccatcagagACGAAGAAGCTTAATTATAACCCTTCATAGTTTGCTTAGTGATGCTCAAGTTATTCATGTCCTATGAGAGCAGATTAATAAACAATTATTCAGTATACTTTTCTTCACATGCAAGAAGTCCATCTCTTGCCCCCTCCTGAGCCTGGAAAACCTGCTACTTTTTTCTCATCTGAAGAAGGTACCTATGCTCCTTACCTTTATTGAAGGAGAATTTGAAATATAATGGGACCTTGTAACCTcacccctgtctttttttttggccactccctgcggcttatgggatcttagttcccaagccagggatggaacccgggccctcggcagtgaaaacacagagtcttaaccactggaccaccagggaagtccctcaccccTGTCTTTATAACCTACCTAGTACTCCAGTTGCCGTAGACTTGAGACCCTCTCTTGCGCCATCcaggcagtagttctcaaagtgtgggccTGGGACCAGTAGCataagcatcacctgggaacttgctaggAATGTAGATTCTCAGCCCCACACCAGGCCCAGCAATGTGTGTATCAGTAAATTCTCCAGGTGACTCTAATATGTGCTAATAAGTTTGTGCTAATAAACTCTAAtaaagtttgagagccactgcttCAGGAATGGGAGTGTTCTTGTCCCTGAATCCCAGCCTCTCAGGGTGCTCTCGGATTTCCTGACAGTAACCAGCCTAACTGCCTGGATGTTTGCATATTGGCCAACGTTaagtcttcgttgctacacataGCAGCCTGTTTGCACACCCACATGATCCATCTCTTACTGACCCTCCTGATGCTGGCTATTTTCTTTGACTAACGTCAGTCATCATAGCCTGTGGTGTTTCTAATTACTGTAGCCTGGCTGGCTGGGTTTTATCTTAGCAGCTGCAACAGTGTTGGTTTAACTTCTCCATCACCTGCCCCCAGTGAATTATCTTGCCCAATGTTCTATCCCCTTTGGGTCTTATATGACTCCTTAAGTTCACTCTACCATTTCTGGTCTTGACAAAAGGTTTGACACGTTAGGGGGTGAGAAGGACCCTGAGTTCCTAATTAAAGTCAAAGGTACAAATAACAGACCAAAACACTGTTGGTTAGGTTCCTTAGAATTCACAAAaaggggacttcccaggtggtccagtggttaagacttttctaccaatgcagggggcccggtttcgatccctggtcagggaactagatcccacatgccacaactaaagatcctgcatgctgcaactaagacctggtgcagccaaataaataaataaaatttttttttaaaaagagttcacAAAAAGGAGAAAGGGCAGGAAGAGACTTTTCACTGTGTATCTATTTATATTCTTTGATTTTTGAACAAGACAGCCGTGTTAACCtactaaaaaagtatttttaattattctGAAAAATGCATAGTAAAAATAGGAATGGCCAGGGAAAACTTCCTGGAAGAAATGAGTTATGAGCCTCCTCTAGAATAGTGCAAGGGGCAAAGACTGATGGTAAAGGGCAGGGAACGCCTTCCAGATGAGACAGGGAGAAGAGCAAGCTGGCAAATGCAGACCATGCAGAGAACCGCCAATAGACAGGGTGAAGAGGCGGTGCTGACTGGCATCCTTTTACCAAAACATATTGGTTTTGACAACTCATCTAGGTGATGGAATTCCACTGAGAGAtggagatgagaaaacagatgaAGAAGCGGATGGGCCATATTCAGATGATGAGATGTTAACACACAAAGGGCTACGAAGATCACAAAGCATGAAATCTGTGAAAACCGTGAAAGGCCGAAAAGAGGTTAGTCAGGTATAGAGTTGTTTTCCCAGTGATTACTATTAAGGGATTTCCTGCTGCATTAGCATTTAGGGTATCCATAAATGAAGGATTGGAATAATAGAGCACTGgctatatttaaaattctttattcagATCAGATGGATTAGGATCTCTGGAAATTTAGAAAATGGCAAATTCCTAGTCTTCCACTATAAGTAGAAAATGGTATTCTCACATAGCAAAATCATACGGTTGATGTGAGTACCCAGTGCCAGCCCTACGTATATGCAAAAAGAAAGCAGCTAACAGAAGTATGTAGTTTTGTTTTGAACCAACTCTAAATAAGGATTAAATAGTAAAAGTCTATCCATAATAATATATTGTCTTTGTGCCCAGAAAGCAGTGGAGGATTTCAGCGAATGACCTCAGATTATTGTGAGCAATGTTCATTGACATGTACACAGCAAAGCATAAATAATAACAGTTAATAACAGTTTTAATaacagttttcattttttattagtgATAATAATCTGTGCATATATGCAACATAATGCCAACTACATTTTGGAGTATATAGGTAGTGCTGTCTTTTGAGTACACACTTAGCGAATAATTGATTCTTTAtatcagaaaagttaaaaaaattattactgtGATTATGAGCTATTAAGTCCTGTCTTATTTCAAAACCTAAGTCATAATAATAACACATTTCTCTCTTCAGGTGCGGTATGGGTCACTGAAATACAAAGTGAAGAAGAGACCACAAGTTTATTTTTAGTCATGTACATGTCAAGTATCCCAAGACAAATTATGCTAGTACATCAACTTATTTTCTAACATCATATATTCAGgatttatacattaaaataattctttaaattgtGGTGGTGATAGGGTTTCATCTATTAAATTTCATctatttaaatagtttttatttctttaacaattACTTCCAAATCTTGACTACTAAAGGTAGTTATGCAAAAATTGATAGATATATCAGAAATAATAGAATACTGTGTTATCTATTGTCACATTCTTCAGAACACTGAGTGCCTGTGATGTAAAGTGAAACACAAACCCACAGTATACTTGAAAAGAGTCTTTTTATGGTTCATGATACACCAGACTTTGTGATATTGTATTGTGTTTACCTGTATTTCTGTTACTATCCTCTCTATCACATGAGGATAGTAATTAAATAGGCCTCTGATCCAGCAGTGATAGAACAAGGGTATAATGTAAGATAAAGTACACTTTATATTCTTCAAATTTTTACTTTGTTAATACTTTCTAGTTTTTCCACCATCAACTGAAAGTTTTCAAGGCAAATGTTTGAAAACCAGGTAACTACATAGCACTTTCATTCCTGACTAGTTTTGCACACTTGAaaattgtttacttattttacaactgtacatttattttaagttttattaacaCTGTGTTTATTGTTATTTGTCATATTCTGGCATGTCAAACTTATGCCTTGAATTACATCATCTCTTTTCCTGTGGGTTTCATTAgttatattcatttaattttaataataaaaaccagagcttattttttaattttaactatttttacttACCTTCTTTACAGAtaagaagttattttaaaattcaccagCTTCCCATATTTAGCTCTATAGTGTAGTTGAACTTAGCATGTTTTTGTTAACACTGGTTatgttttcagcttttaaaaGTGGTAGCTTTTGTGAAATGGAGTCAGAGCCCAGTATAGCACTGAGGTATCTTCTAATTCATGAAATTAACCAACAGCCAATCCATTCAAAAGCTTGGCACTGATACGAGCTGCTGATTTATAAATCTGGCATTGACTAGAACCATTTGAATCACT from Mesoplodon densirostris isolate mMesDen1 chromosome 1, mMesDen1 primary haplotype, whole genome shotgun sequence includes:
- the REEP3 gene encoding receptor expression-enhancing protein 3 isoform X3; translated protein: MMYWIVFALYTVTETVADQTVAWFPLYYELKIAFVIWLLSPYTKGASLIYRKFLHPLLSSKEREIDDYIVQAKERGYETMVNFGRQGLNLAATAAVTAAVKSQGAITERFRSFSMHDLTAIQGDEPVGQRPYQPLPETKKKSKSASGESPGDGIPLRDGDEKTDEEADGPYSDDEMLTHKGLRRSQSMKSVKTVKGRKEVSQVRYGSLKYKVKKRPQVYF